The DNA region GCACACTATCCGGGGGTCGTCGTAGCTGTCGATGATGGCCTGGGTATTGTCAGTCGAACCATCGTTGACGATGATCAGCTCAAAGTCCTTAAACGTCTGATTGAGCACACTCTCGATGGCCGGCCGCAGGTAATCCTGGCCGTTGTAAACCGGCATCAGCACACTTACCGTAAGTTGATTTTCCATCGTAGCACCGAATTAAAGGGTCTTCCAATTGGAGCGGAGGGCTACCTTGGCGCGCGCATCAAACGGAAAAGGACGCTTGATGAAGTCGTCGCCCTGCTTGATGTTGAAACGCAGACAGTTTTCGATGTAATCGAAAGTACCGTAGCGGTTGCCAAGCCAGAGCGAAATGTAATAGGTCCCGGGCGCAAAATTGACGTTGTGCACCACAACTTCTACCGTACGTTTGTCGCCCTTAGCAAGGTCGCGGATTTCGAACAGATCGTCAGCCCCGGTAACGTGACCGATGAATTCGTTGGCATCGTTGCGTATGTCGAGGGTCATATCGCTGTAATCCACCTGCTCGTTGGCCTGCACTGTGGCCCGGAGCTTGAACCCATGCCCCAGGAAAAATTCGTCGGTACTCCGGCCGTTTTCGTCAAAGAGCGCATAATCCTGAAATTGCACCAGCCGTGTGCCACTGCGTTTCAGGCTGCCGAGGTCAATCGAGGCTTTTTTATAAGCAGAGGTGATGTCGTGAATCGGGCCTTCCATCACCAGCTGCCCGGCCTGCAACAGGATGCCGCGGGTGCACAATTGCTCCACTGCCGTGAGGTTGTGACTAACGAACAAAACGGTGCGACCGGAGCGGGAAACGGACTGCATTTTTCCGATGGCCTTTTTCTGAAACTCCGCATCGCCCACTGCCAACACCTCGTCCACAATCAGAATTTCAGGCTCGAGGTGGGCGGCTACGGCAAAGGCCAGGCGCACATACATTCCTGAGGAATAGCGCTTTACGGGAGTATCTACATATTTTGCCACGCCCGAAAACTCAACAATTTCCTCAAACTTCGAGTCGATCTCCTTTTTGGTCATGCCCAGGATAGAGCCATTGAGGTAGATATTTTCGCGACCGGTGAGCTCCGGATGA from Bacteroidota bacterium includes:
- a CDS encoding ABC transporter ATP-binding protein, with product MSDVVIKFEHVYKQYRLGVVGTGTLSHDLNRLFARMMGKEDPTRKVGVSNTLSKREGDYVWALQDISFELMDGEVLGVVGKNGAGKSTLLKLLSRVTAPTMGEIKVRGRVASLLEVGTGFHPELTGRENIYLNGSILGMTKKEIDSKFEEIVEFSGVAKYVDTPVKRYSSGMYVRLAFAVAAHLEPEILIVDEVLAVGDAEFQKKAIGKMQSVSRSGRTVLFVSHNLTAVEQLCTRGILLQAGQLVMEGPIHDITSAYKKASIDLGSLKRSGTRLVQFQDYALFDENGRSTDEFFLGHGFKLRATVQANEQVDYSDMTLDIRNDANEFIGHVTGADDLFEIRDLAKGDKRTVEVVVHNVNFAPGTYYISLWLGNRYGTFDYIENCLRFNIKQGDDFIKRPFPFDARAKVALRSNWKTL